A stretch of Castanea sativa cultivar Marrone di Chiusa Pesio chromosome 2, ASM4071231v1 DNA encodes these proteins:
- the LOC142624756 gene encoding sulfate transporter 3.1-like → MGNADYECPHRVAIPPSKPLFKSIQSSFKETLFPDDPFRQFKNQPLAKKFVLGLQYFVPILEWAPRYTFEFFKADLIAGITIASLAVPQGISYANLANLPAILGLYSSFVPPLVYAMLGSSRDLAVGTVAVASLLISSLLGKEVSPYENPKLYFQLALTATFFAGIFQASLGFLRLGFIVDFLSHATILGFMGGAATVVCLQQLKGILGLIHFTHETDVVSVMRAVFGQKHQWRWESAVLGVCFLSFLLLTKYFSKRKPTFFWINAMAPLTSVILGSLLVFLTHAEKHGVQVIGHLKKGINPLSVSELAFGSPHLSSAIKTGIITGIIGLAEGVAVGRSFAAFKNYHIDGNKEMIAFGMMNIAGSCTSCYLTAGPFSRTAVNFNAGCKTAVSNIVMATAVMITLLFLTPLFHYTPLVVLSSIIIAAMLGIIDYEAAIHLWTIDKFDFVVCMGAYIGVVFFSVEVGLVVAVTLSLLRVLLFVARPRTFALGNIPNSVAYRSIDQYPIANNVPGVLILQIDAPIYFANSNYLRERIQRWICEEEEKLKSSGQTSLQYIILDLSTVGSIDTSGISMLEEVKKNSDSKGLKLVLANPRSEVIKKLDKSKFIENIGQEWIYLTVAEAVAACNFMLHSFKPNPAAVELQGRENMV, encoded by the exons ATGGGTAACGCCGACTATGAATGCCCACACCGTGTTGCCATTCCTCCATCCAAGCCATTGTTCAAGTCCATACAGTCTTCTTTCAAAGAGACTCTCTTTCCTGACGACCCTTTTCGCCAGTTTAAGAACCAGCCTCTAGCTAAGAAGTTTGTACTAGGCCTACAATACTTTGTACCAATCCTCGAATGGGCTCCTCGCTACACTTTCGAGTTCTTCAAAGCTGATCTTATTGCTGGAATCACTATTGCCAGTCTAGCTGTCCCTCAAGGGATAAGCTATGCAAATTTGGCTAACTTGCCAGCGATTCTTGGATTGT ATTCTAGCTTTGTCCCACCATTGGTCTATGCCATGTTGGGGAGCTCTAGAGATTTGGCAGTAGGCACTGTGGCTGTTGCATCACTTCTCATATCTTCCCTGCTGGGAAAGGAAGTTAGCCCTTATGAGAAcccaaaactttattttcaGTTGGCTCTCACTGCTACGTTCTTTGCCGGAATCTTCCAAGCTTCACTCGGGTTCTTAAG ACTTGGATTTATCGTGGACTTTCTGTCGCATGCAACAATTTTGGGCTTCATGGGTGGAGCAGCCACAGTTGTTTGTCTCCAGCAGCTCAAAGGGATTCTTGGGCTGATTCATTTCACCCATGAGACTGATGTTGTCTCGGTTATGCGCGCTGTGTTTGGCCAAAAACACCAG TGGAGATGGGAAAGTGCTGTATTGGGCGTCTGTTTCCTCTCCTTCCTTCTTCTTACTAAGTACTTC AGCAAGAGAAAGCCAACCTTCTTTTGGATAAATGCGATGGCACCTTTGACATCTGTTATTTTGGGAAGCCTCCTTGTCTTTCTGACCCATGCTGAAAAACATGGTGTTCAAGtg ATTGGACATCTGAAGAAAGGTATAAATCCGCTTTCTGTCTCTGAGTTGGCTTTTGGGTCACCGCATCTATCATCAGCAATCAAAACTGGGATCATCACGGGCATCATTGGCCTTGCT GAAGGTGTAGCAGTTGGGAGAAGTTTCGCTGCTTTCAAGAACTATCATATTGATGGAAACAAAGAAATGATCGCCTTTGGGATGATGAACATTGCTGGATCTTGCACTTCATGTTACTTGACCGCAG GACCTTTTTCGCGAACTGCAGTGAATTTCAATGCAGGGTGCAAGACTGCAGTGTCCAACATAGTCATGGCGACAGCAGTGATGATCACATTGCTATTCCTTACGCCATTGTTCCACTACACACCTCTTGTAGTGCTCTCCTCTATAATCATAGCTGCCATGCTTGGCATTATCGACTATGAAGCTGCCATCCACCTTTGGACTATCGACAAGTTTGATTTCGTTGTCTGTATGGGTGCCTATATTGGTGTCGTCTTTTTCAGCGTTGAGGTTGGCCTTGTCGTTGCG GTTACACTATCCTTGCTAAGGGTACTCCTATTTGTAGCAAGACCAAGGACTTTTGCCTTAGGGAACATACCCAACTCCGTGGCTTACAGAAGCATTGATCAATATCCAATCGCTAATAATGTTCCTGGAGTACTCATTCTCCAAATTGACGCCCCCATCTACTTTGCAAATTCAAACTACTTAAGAGAAAG AATCCAAAGATGGATTTGCGAGGAGGAAGAGAAACTAAAATCTTCAGGACAAACCAGCCTACAGTACATTATCCTAGACTTGAGCA CTGTTGGTAGCATTGACACGAGTGGGATCAGCATGCTTGAAGAGGTTAAGAAGAATTCAGATAGCAAGGGTCTCAAG CTTGTGCTAGCCAACCCAAGAAGCGAGGTGATTAAGAAGCTGGACAAGTCCAAATTCATCGAAAACATTGGTCAAGAATGGATTTATTTAACAGTGGCAGAAGCTGTGGCAGCATGCAACTTCATGCTACACTCGTTCAAGCCCAACCCAGCTGCAGTTGAATTACAAGGACGAGAAAACATGGTCTAA